The DNA window CAACTAGCAAAATACATGTTCCAGTAATCAAACAATCACGAAAAATACAGGCATGAGGACAGAATTTGGCGCAATACATGTTTAAACACTGAGACAGTTGTAGCAAGTGGGTTATTCCGGTTGTAAGTGACACTGCGAGTCTATTTGGAGAGAGTCGTTGTGTAAGAAAGTCATAGTTCTTGCACTATCAGTTATTTCCTATGAAtactacccaatattgacggactgtgtgatgatatcttctgatatggtctgttgagacagtgatatcaaaatcgagaccggaggccgagattttgatatcactgtcgaaacagaccaatagcagaagatatcgtcacacagtcagtcaatgttagatatattgctaattctctggacattttgtatttactgtaaagaaattacaaaagtatttgtctcagttttggctgttccatatccctccctctgattattatttctttttgttcattcactcttttcttgtacttttcagtatttaaaaatgtcttttctttgaaaaagtctttagtcacttgctcaactaaattctgggatcattacatttttatatatatttgtttgtttttaaattttggtgtttttgtttttgaagtggggaagcaataaagaggtcgtcgatatcaaaactgatatcgacggaaatgtcgtcgatatcacttttacaatgagctcagttttgcccaattgaccaatggaaatccacgtaacatatgaaatagcaatacaTGATTATATTGGGAGGATAACGTGTTGTGAATACAAGGAAAACACGCACTTTGGTTATAAAAGTAATCAAAATATAATACAATGATGTACGGATAAGTCGTAATTGTTCTGCTCATCTTTGCGCTGTTAAAGCTGACAATTCGGTCATATAATGTGATGtatgaaaagcaaacaaatacaGATATTGTCGGCAgacatttaacaaaaataaaaaattaatacCATAGATACCACACCTCTAAATTAACATAACGTGatctacaaacaaaacaacattatGTCTTGCGCATAGTGTGTCCAATTCCAAAATAATACTATTTTACTTTTGAAATTAATCTTAATTAAAGGTCTTATCTATTATGCAAAATGAAAAAGCAGCCAAGTTTTATTACTGATGCTTCATATCTTTCTATCACAGTACATGAAAACAAATGAACTTTTTcataactgtgtgtgtgtgtgtgtgtgtgtgtgtgtgtgtgtgtgtgcgtgtggatgtgtgtgtgtgtgtgtgtgtgtgtgtgtgtgtgtggatgtgtgtgctACCCAAACTGTACCAACATGTCACATGCCCTACACGAAAAGACAAGACTATAGACTTATGTTATTCAAACGTCAAGGATGCGTACAGTTCGTATGCACTGCCAGCTCTAGGACGGTCCGATCATAACATTGTAAACCTTGTCCCACGTTACCGACCACGTGTGCAGCGGGAATCGCCCATCACTAGGACTGTTTTTGATTGGTCGGGCGAGTCAATGGAAACCCTTAGAGGGTGCCTCGATTGCACTGATTGGACAGTATTTGTGGACTCGTCCCGTGATGTTGATGAACTGACAGAATGCGTAACCGATtatgtgtctttttgtgtggaCAATGTTGTGCCGAAGAAAACAGTGAAGGTGTACAGCAATGGGTCACGAAAGATATCAAAGATGTGctgaataagaagaagaaagctTTTAGAGAAGGGAATTGTAAGAACATGAGGGAGGTTCAGAGGGAGGTCCAGAGTTCGATAAGGAGGGGGAAGGAAGAGTTTAAGAGGAAGGTAGAGGGAAATTTCACGGGGAACAACATGAAGAAGGCATGGGAGGGGTTGAATGTCATGAGTGGCTACAAGGGGAAGAAGGGTGGGAGTAAGGAAAAAAGCAACGCTACGCAGTCAGATGCAAATGATCTCAACCAGTTTTATGCACGCTTCGATAAGCATGACTTCAGCGGGGAAAGGAAGGCAATGCGGGACAGGTTGACCAGTGATAGTGGGGTTACGGAAGGGGATTCCCCAATAGTGGTGACGGAAGAAGAGGTGGAGAGGGGGCTGAAGAATGTTAATGCTAGCAAGGCGGGGGGACCAGATGGGATGATGCCCAAAGTTTTAAAACTATGTGCAGAGCAACTTAGTTatattttttcagtcatttttAACATGTCGCTTGGTGCTAGCAGGGTACCGGCCCTATGGAAAACTTCATGCATTGTTCCTGTGCCAAAGAAAAAGACTGTGATAACCATGAATGACCTGAGACCTGTGGCACTTACTTCTGTTTGTATGAAAGTCTTTGAGAGAGTTGTTTTGTTCAAActgagtgattgtgtgaaagATTTTATTGATCCATGTCAGTTTGCAGACAGGAAAAAACAGGagtgttgatgatgctgtgttgaatgttttaaacaagATCTACTCTCATTTAGAAAAGCCTGGCTCTTATATTCGCTTGATGTTTTGTGATTTTTCCAGCGCTTTTAATACTATACAGCCTCATTTAATGGCGGAGAAGCTTTTTAGCATGAATGTCCCAGCAGCCACCATCCTCAGtctgggttatggactacctgacaaacaggccacagtatgttagggtgggggggggcaatcagtttcagacacaatctgcacaaacacaggggcaccacaaggcacagtactctcaccttttcttttttctctctacacagcagattttagaagttctagtgactcctgccccataaccaagtttgctgacgacactggactgaccggactgctgactgatgacgacgactctgactacaggcaggaggtagataggtttgtggggtggtgtgaaaacaactatttagagcttaatgtggggaagacaaaggaaatgataatggacaacaggaggggggaacatgtacacagggagatagtgatcaagggggaggtcgtagagaaggtagagcagtataagtatttgggggtgattatagacaataagttgacatggaaaccaaactctgatgcccttgtgaagaaactccactctcgcctgtactttttgagaaaactcaggtcctttaacatcagacaagaaatccttcagatgttttacacttcaacgtgcaatagtgtgttgtactttggctccgtgtgttggggtggcaacatcaacaagcaagacagggatagattagataaattcatcaggaaagcaagtggggtggttgggaggaagcaggacaatttcacatcaacacatgaacgacgactgactgacaaggtacagaagattttggctgacgactcgcacccactcagaccggaatttgacagtagacggacagacaggagcaacagattcagacaaccaaccgcaagatccacacgctacagaaattcgttcattccatctgcaattcacatcttcaattctcaggtggggcggtagatgctggtgttgtcgctctgatgcacggggtcagtgttctgtattgtttcagtattgttgattttgttttgcatgattatatactcttattctactctcttagacaatatgtgataaccggcaaggtgctgactttcgttttcgtttgtgcattgttgatggtgaatgcatgttaatttatttttaatatactttcttatgtgataaccaatgtgctgtattttctcagttttgctgatgttatacgcttggtacatatatttactcattttccttaaataacatgtgataacattacttcatagctaagcacatgattttacctatggcacaacacaaatctctagcctccctctctgagatgcgtttgaagacagactgttaaaagagaataaatgtatgtacataattatgatagaatattgatgtatgaattgaagaaatgtataagaacacaagaatgtacgaatgacaaagaacaaatgtttatttttgaatgttttatgtatgttttattacggacacaaaagctcagcaatgcaatttctcttttagagattaataaagttattgtattgtattgtattgtattgtatgtgggtgtgtgtgtgtgtgtatgtgcgtgtgtgtgtgtgcgtgcgtccgtacatgtgcgcgcgtgtgtgtgtgtgtgtgtgtgtgtgtgtgtgtatgaatgtgtgtataaatgtgtgtttgtgtgtgtgtgtgtttgctttgaaTATGATGAGTGTTGTTttgaggtaaaaaaaacaagtcgcgtaaggcgaaaatacaacatttagtcaagtagctgtcgaactcacagaatgaaactaaacgcaatgcaacgcagcaagaccgtatactcgtaacatcgtcagtccaccgctcacggcaaaggcagtgaaattgacaagaagagcggggtagtagttgcgctgagaaggatagcacgcttttctgtacctctcttcgttttaactttctgagcgtgtttttaatccaaacatatcatatctatatgtttttggaatcaggaaccgacaaggaataagatgaaagtgtttttaaattgatttcgacaatttaattttgataatgatttttatatatttaattttcagagcttgtttttaatccaaatataacatatttatatgtttttagaatcagcaaatgatggagaataagatgaacgtaaatttggatcgttttataaaagaaatatttttttttacaattttcagatttttaatgaccaaagtcattaattaatttttaagccaccacgctgaaatgcaataccgaagtccgggcttcgtcgaagattacttgaccaaaatttcaaccaatttggttgaaaaatgagggcgtgacagtgccgcctcaactttcacgaaaagccggatatgacgtcatcaaagacatttatcaaaaaaatgaaaaaaatgtatggggatatcatacccaggaactttcatgtcaaatttcataaagatcggtccagtagtttggtctgaatcgctctacacgcacgcacacacacacacacacacacacacacacatacacacacacatacaccacgaccctcgtctcgattcccccctcgatgttaaaacatttagtcataacttgactaaatgtaacaaaaaagaGTGTTGTTTTCGTGTAGAAACATACTTTATACATGTCAAAAGCTGATTACTTGCGCTTCGTTGTGTACTTTATGTGTCTTTAATAGTTCTTTTTAAGCATGTTTTTTTTCGTGAAGTGCAACATCTGCATTGTTGTACTTTATTGTCTGAAGTAAGATTAACATTGATCAATTTTTTaacattgtgttttttgttttgttttttcagatGTGGCACGAACCGGGGTATTGTTCCTGAAAGAAATGACACGAGCATTCAGGTAAAAGTTCAGATGGTAAGACACATGTGACATTGACAGTTTGTCACATTTGTTTGAAGAACAAAAGACAACATACTCGAGCCAAAGCACTATAACTTCACATCTCAAACTGTTAACTGGACCAAGGGGGCTGTTCAAATGCGTATACGAGGTATGACCAAAACAAGATGATTAAACCGCGTTTGCAGACGTCTAAGGATACTTATTGTATGAACTAAATAATGCATCACTCGAAACGCAAACCATATAGGCGTTCTCCTTTTCAAGGATGCAGTTGTATACGGAATAATACGTCATAAAATGACAAGGTTTCAAAATacgttacattttgtttttgcttcaacaattaatgattttttttacagCAAGCACGTACTACACAGAGCTTCAAACGAGAGTAATACGGCTTCTGAGTTCAACCTTTTGAAGTGTACCCATACTGAAGTGTACAAGAGTGTTTAAAGTGCAAGATTTTTACTTTCTTTAGAGAAAGAGAActactgtttgttgttgttgctttctttctttcctattAAACTGTTCATTTATAAAGTTTCACTTGTAATGTCAATGCCAAATGATACATCTTGGACATACATTAAGACAACTCTGTAATCAAATCAAACGGCTAAGCAGCTTTGTCAATTATGTtatgtgtgtaaatatgtgagaAAACTGTTACAGGcaacaatgaaaagaaaacctACACTAATGTCTCTTGCAACAAAGATATGTTCGGGTTGCTCTTCCGCATGCTTTCTTTCACACAAGaagattaaacaaaacaaatcttGTCCATAGTGCGTTCAACACTTCGTCAAGGCTTCTCGTTCTTGCTTATGACTTTCTGAACCTGACATTTGCTACAGTTTCAGCCGGGGCCTCGATCTTCACCAATCCGGATGTTTTACTTTTGAATGCCCATAGCACCAACATCACGTGACAGGTCAATCTCGTTGGCGAAAGCGAGGTTGCGTTTGAGAGCGGGTGTGAGCGGCGGGATGAACTTGGACGGGACCAGGTAGGTAGACACGTTGAACAGGTCGATGAACACGCGGTATCTATCTCTGAAAAAAGATCGGACAAATTAAACAGATGAAACATCCTTTTATTCATCCGTCAGATATAATCCATCAGTCCACCGAAATGAGAGAAAAGGGACTTTTAGAAATAAAAATGCGTTGTGTCTGTGTACTTATCTGCGTGTCTCCATCCCTCTCCTTTTctaccacacatacacaccctcacacacacggacacatacaaacacacacacacacacacatacacaccctcacacacacaatacacacacacacagacatacacaccctcacacacacacagacacatacacacacacacacacacagacacatacacaccctcacacatacacacacgccggtgtcacgatttcatctttcgcttgtgtacatatttccccctcgatatatactcaagactgaaatgttgtttcctggtaaaattaagaagtgaaattatttatggacgaaaagcatgtcagtttcttgcatgtgaagaaaattggtggtgaaatgtaatagatttcacccccaaaatcgatttattcgaaaacgtgtaccgagtggttacgtcccttgagtaagaagggaaacattttaggatgaatcaaacttctaagttaaataaaaaaaattggttggacaaatttggccccatgaatgtaaggtacacaagttcgctcatcagtactattgaagggtggttttttgttcagtgtagagtttatactagatcaaataggccgagaatcgaaatatcaccacggcgaaagatgaaaacgtcacacagGCGCTCGCGCTTACCACTGGCACGCGCGCAggatcgcacacacacacgcacacacacagaaccaaacacagaacaaaacacagagaaacgcacgcacgcacaaccgaacgcacacacacacacacacacacacacacacacacacacacacacacacacacacacacacactctaacacacgcacactaacacgttaaaacacacacacacacacacacacacacacacacacacacacacacacacacacacacacacacacacacttgacgtCGCAATCTGGGCAAAAAGAGagtgcattattattattatgttacTGTTATGAATACAAACCCTTCCTGAGTTTCTCGGAGATAGCCCACGCCCGTGGAGCCTCCAGTGCCCGCTTTCTTGCCAATCATGCGGTGCACCATCATCACGTGGTTGGCTGCACGATAGAACTAAGGTGAGGCGCTGTGCTTATATAGCCTACACCGAGCATTAGGAAACAaaatacagagacagataggcagGCAGACGGACCGACGGGCAGTCccacggagagacagacagacataaacataaacataaacagagagagagagagagagagagagagagagagagacagagacagagagagagagagagagagagagagagagagagagagagagagagagagagagagagagagagactcagactcagactcagactcagaactttattacaaaaggataaaggttttaggcaaagcctattcttccaacctgtcctttatacaacacataaagacagacgcacataacaaatataaattcaatcatataaaatacagaaatacattgtatggaatgcaacacaatgtgcatttgaggaattacataaggagaactcaaaagagagagagagagagggggagagacgaAAGGGTGGGTGGGGGTAGAACGAGTGAGACAGAGtgggaggaagagaaagagagagaagagagatacagagagagagagagaga is part of the Littorina saxatilis isolate snail1 linkage group LG6, US_GU_Lsax_2.0, whole genome shotgun sequence genome and encodes:
- the LOC138969185 gene encoding tryptophan 2,3-dioxygenase-like; the encoded protein is MMTSLYREEPFFNQNYTFLKLLMDVEQAVWMWRSNHVMMVHRMIGKKAGTGGSTGVGYLRETQEGDRYRVFIDLFNVSTYLVPSKFIPPLTPALKRNLAFANEIDLSRDVGAMGIQK